CATCTTTGATTAAGTTATCTTTTTGAAGGACTGAAGATCTAGTGACTGCTTTCATGGAGACTtcatccaggggtggggaacctatagctttctgatttcaagattgttcttttttaagcaccataGGAGacagaaaagcttcatctttctctactGTACctgttttaataaaaggatttgttctgtaaaatttggattcagtcaaaaggctgcactcaaggatccagaaggccacatgtggccccaaggctgcaggttccccaatATTCCTTTCCCCACAGGAGCTACCACTCCAGAACCAGATACCATTACAGAGAATTTGGCCTAAAACAAAGCCCCCAAATGACACAGCAGATGGATTGGACAGCATGAAGTTGTGTTGGTGCAGCTTTCtctaaacaaagaaaagccaaacaaaaccACATACTCATATGTTCCAAGCAAATGGAACCCTGGCTTATCTAAAATTCATTACctattatgagaaataaatgtccattgtttaagccaccaagtctatggtatcttgttatagcagcctgaaatGACTGAGACACTCCCCTCTATGAATGTGCATGTAGCTGAGGtcttttgtttcgttttttttttttttactaagttgCACATATGAGTATGATGATGACCCTGAGAGGAAGAGCTTTGAAGTCACGGGCTTGAACTTACTCCCTTGCTTTGCAATCATTTGAGACGATGCTTTCTTGAAGCCCTCAGCACTGATAACGCAACTGCTGTCATTCAATTCATTGTCTCTTTTTCCACGGTCCTTCACACTCAATTCATTTGGATTTGAATGTGTACTGGAAGTGAAAAGGGAAAGAATTGCTTTGGTATCCATAAAAATGTATAAGATGTCAAACCCATTGCTTAGGGATAACgataaatattctgaaattaccTTAAACTTGCAGTAGATTTATTCTCTCCACCAGGGGACAAGGAATGAAAAGGAACTGAGATTGAATCCTACTTTTAAAAAGGGGTGAGAGCAGCagttaataataaataacatttcaccCTTAGATAGCAAACCTGACAGAGCAGGCACCACCTCTGTCACCTGGAGTGCTCCAGGAAGGCAGCGTTGACCCTGGGGGACGGCCGTGTCCACACTGGACCCAAAGGAGGTTACCATAGGCAAAAACAGAGCAGAAACACACAGGGGCCTGCGTGAACCCACCCGGGACTGTCAGGCCTCCTGCCCTCATCTGTGGAGACGTTTCCCTGTCAAATAAAAAACAAGCCCCCTAAGATCAGCCATTTAAAGTCCCAAACGTAATCAGGTGCTGAATTTTCATAATGCTCCCGCATGAGACTCGATTAACCGCGAATGAGGACACTGAGAAAGCCAGGGGCGCTCTACCTGCGCCCATGGGACCCCGCTCCTCCCCCAACGAGAGGAGCACAAAGAAACGCATGTCCCTAGACTGGGAATCCTCCACGGACTCGCCCTGCTGGACTTCTGCGCACGGGGACAGCGGCCGTGTGAGTGGAAGCCCCCAGGGTCAGCCCCTAACGCCCTGAGAGTTGGCCCAGCTTGGTCTCGCCTTCCCCGAAATCTGCTTGGGTACTGCTCACAAAGCTTCCTCCTCCACGTCCTAACCCTGCCTTGGCAGGAACAAGTCCCAGTGACGATGGCCACCAGCAGAAGAACGCAGCCGCTGGCCAAAACACCGACGCAGACGACTGAGGGTTCAGGCTGCCGCCCTGCTCCCCGCGCTGAGCGCCGCGCCGCGGGTCCCTCCCCTCGCTGCCGaggcggcggcgacggcggcaCCAGCACCATTTCTCCACCAGAGGGCGCTGAGCCCCCGGGCACTAGAAGCAATGTGGCAGTGCACGATAGGGTCGGCCAGCCTCTGTCCGGTACCGCGATGACCGCCGTCAGCGGGACGGCGGGCTGCGGGGACAGGCGGCGCTGCAGGGACAGCTCCCCCGAAGCCGGATGCAGCGCTAGCGCCCGGGGCCGCCGTCGTAGCGGAGGAGGATGTAAGTCAGGTCGGCGTTGGAGCCTTCGTCCGCGTCTTTTGCCTGCAGTTGGTAACCGGGTAGCCCAAGGGTGCATCCCggggcagaggcagctgggcTGGGCCACTGAATAATAGCGGGACCACCAGGAGGGGCGCGTGGTCGTTCTGATCCCCCACCTGCGGCCGCACTATGGCCAGGCCCCGGAGCGGCGGCGAACCCACGTGGAGACACGTGCAGCTGCATCTGCGCCAGCTCCTCGCGGTCAAAGCACCGTCGAGCGGGCGGCTCTCCAGTGGCTGGGTCCCCCGATTCGTAGGTGGACACTGCACCCCCAGCGCGGCCTACCTCGGCTTCCAGCAGCCGGTAGGTGACCTGGCCGTTGCGGCCCAGGTCCGGGTCCCGGGCAGCCACCGTGGCCAGGTAGGCGCCCGGCGGGTTGTTCTCGCGCACCGACACCTCGTAGACTGGCTTCGTGAAGAGCGGCGCGTTGTCGTTCTCGTCGCCCACGCGCACCGTGTAGGGCTTCACCGTGCGCAGTGGGGGCGCGCCGCGGTCCTCAGCCACCAGGGTCAGGTTGTACTCGGCAATGCGCTCGCGGTCCAGCGACGCCGCGGTCACCACCAGGTAGCTGCCCGCGTAGGCCGGCTGCAGCCGGAAGTGCTCGTGCCCGTAGAGGGCGCAACGCACCTGCCCGTTGGCGCCCGAGTCCCTGTCCGAGGTGCTGACCAGAGCCACCAGGCTCTCGCGCGCCGCCCCCTCAGGCACCAGAGAGGTGGCATCAGCCTCTGGCGTCCCGGGTCCCGCAGAAGAAGCCGCGTCCGCTCCCCCGAgcgcagcagcagcggcagcagcggcgAAGGGGGAGGCGGCTGCCACACCGGGGGCGGCCAGCGGGGTGATGGCGATGTCGGGCGCGTTGTCATTAACGTCGCGGATGCGCACGATGACCTTGCAGGTGGCGGCCCGGGGCCCGGGACCGCGGTCCTGCGCCCGCACGTCCAGCTCGTAGGTGTCCTGGCGCTCGTAGTCCACCGGCCCGGCCAGGGTGAGGCGGCCTGAGCGCGGGTCGAGCCGGAAGAGGCGGCGCGCCTCGGGCGGGGTGCGGGCGCCGAAAGCGAACAGCACGTCGCCGTTGGGACCCTCGTCGGGGTCGGCTGCGTCCAGGTCGAGAAGCAGCGAGCCCACGGGCGCGTCCTCCGCCAGCTCCACCTCGGCCACCGCGCCCTGCGGGAAGACCGGGCTGTGGTCGTTGGCGTCCAGCACGCGCACGCTGAGGGCGGCCGTGGCGGAGCGCGGCGGGCGGCCGCTGTCCTGGGCCACCAGCTCCAGACTGTAGGCGGCCTGGCTCTCGCGGTCCAGCTCCTGCAGTAGCACCAGGTCCGCGCACTGGGCGCCGTCCGCGCGCGTCTGCAGCTCCACGCGGAAGGGGCTGTGGGGCTCGGCCAGGCGCACGCTCTGCAGCCCGTTGGCGCCCACGTCCTCGTCCACCGGCACCTCCAGGGGGATGCGCGTGCCCACGTCCGCACCCTCGGACACCTCCACGGGGATCTGGGCCCTAGGGAAGCGCGGCGCGTAGTCGTTGACGtccctcacctccacctccacgTGCACCAGCCGGAACTGCTCCTGAGAGAAGCTGACCACGTCGAAGGCCAGCACGCACTGCGGGGCCCGGCCGCACAGCCGCTCACGGTCCAGGCCGGCGTCCCCGACGGTCAGCTGCCCGTCGCCCTCGCGCACCTGGAGCAGAGAGCCTGAACTGCTTCATCAGGCGGAACTGGCTTGGCACCTCGCGCTGGGAATTAAACTGGACATGGTCAGACAGAACACCGATGATGGTGCCGGGGGCTTCTTCCTCATAGGTGAGAAAATTGACAGTGTCCGTGCAAAATCCTGACACTAGCAGCAGCCACAGAATCAGCAAGGGCTCCAGTCCAACCCTGCGCAGTAAGAGCCTCCTGTGAGACATATTTGTTCCTCAAAGTGAAAAGCCAATCGCAGGCTCTGCGCTAAAACTTCCAGCCCTCTCAAGCCCTCCGGAGTGCGCAGTCAGGAGACACTTGCCCTCTTAAAGCATCTCATTACTAAATCCTCTCTGCTGTATAATCGCTTTTCTCTGCCTCAGGCCTAAGCCTGCCTCTTCAGAACCCCACCAGGAGGCTACATACAGAAGAATGTTCAAATAAGCATCCATTTGGGCCAATCCGCAGAGTCTCTGGGCCTCTGGATTACTTTGTTCCCCTAAAAGAACTCATAAAACTGCCCGGAGAGGTAAATGGTGGCCAGGACCGTGGAGGGGGTCATTAAGATCCCTTCAGAAGTTTGCACTGTAAAAATACATCCTGCTTGCTTATCCATTGCACTGGCCTCTCACTATGACAAGAGCAGGGCATCCATCTGTATCCTCTTTATTCCTTCCTGAGCACTCTTACATATTCCTGAGACAGAAGCACAATTGCTCTTTTCCCTTAGCATGTTGAGGTAAACACATACATGCTCAGTGCAATGCACCTTTTGCCACCCACAGTTACCGCCTACGTTGGATTGTCATTTCCTGTATTGAAAGATTTTTGAGAAACAGCTTCTCGAGAGTCAGGCTATGTGTAATCAGGGAAGAACGGCTTTCCAAAGTAATTATTTCTGAATAGTTTTTCTATCACAAGGAAACCATTAGTGATGAAATTTCAGCCCCCTTATCTCCTTTTATGTCAGCAATTACTTATATGTGAGGAATCAGTGTCAGACAGAGAGGTCTGACAACCACAAACCACTGTGAGGGATAGTTAAGAGTAAGAAGAAGATTTAGGGAAATATATTGCAGTCAGTCTTGTTGGAAAATTGCTATAgaccaattattttttaaaagcccttgGCTGAAGAAAACCATGGGTGGTCTGATGGGCGGAAGGCTAAAGAAACATTAAACCATTTGTCTAAAGCACAATAAATGGTCCCGTGTTAAGTTCTCTTTATGTGTGAAGTGTTCGAAATGCTAAACAGTCCCCCGTGTTAATGATGACATTGTTCCTCCTGCCACAGAGTCATCATCAGTGCATAATGCTCTTTAACTAGTCATCTTGAATCAGTGAGCAGGCTGGGTTATTAATATGCCTAGGCTATTCTTGGCTCCTCTGTGATCTGTAATGCTATTGATTCCTGCAGGAACATGTCAGTAAATGACTATCTTTTCCTTTCACTCTTCAGAGAGAGTTGGCATGTATTTTAGCACCAGAACCTATGAATCCAGTTCTGAAACTGAGCCATCATTGATGAGATAATTAATTTTCGGGGGTTTTAATTTAGTGGAACACTTGGCAATGACTCTAAGTACCAATAACCGGTATTAGAGAAGTATAGTGGGATGCATGAGTTGGTTTTGGTAGGGTACTCTGAGATCCTAAAGAAAGTACTTCATTTCTctagatttttaattttgcctGATGAGGTATCCGGCTAAGAAAGGGAACAGCTCTACTTCAGCACAATAAAACCAGATTTCTTTTAAGCCAGTATCCTC
Above is a genomic segment from Lemur catta isolate mLemCat1 chromosome 13, mLemCat1.pri, whole genome shotgun sequence containing:
- the LOC123649074 gene encoding LOW QUALITY PROTEIN: protocadherin-8-like (The sequence of the model RefSeq protein was modified relative to this genomic sequence to represent the inferred CDS: inserted 5 bases in 3 codons; deleted 2 bases in 1 codon), encoding MSHRRLLLRRVGLEPLLILWLLLVSGFCTDTVNFLTYEEEAPGTIIGVLSDHVQFNSQREVPSQFRLMKQFXGSLLQVREGDGQLTVGDAGLDRERLCGRAPQCVLAFDVVSFSQEQFRLVHVEVEVRDVNDYAPRFPRAQIPVEVSEGADVGTRIPLEVPVDEDVGANGLQSVRLAEPHSPFRVELQTRADGAQCADLVLLQELDRESQAAYSLELVAQDSGRPPRSATAALSVRVLDANDHSPVFPQGAVAEVELAEDAPVGSLLLDLDAADPDEGPNGDVLFAFGARTPPEARRLFRLDPRSGRLTLAGPVDYERQDTYELDVRAQDRGPGPRAATCKVIVRIRDVNDNAPDIAITPLAAPGVAAASPFAAAAAAAALGGADAASSAGPGTPEADATSLVPEGAARESLVALVSTSDRDSGANGQVRCALYGHEHFRLQPAYAGSYLVVTAASLDRERIAEYNLTLVAEDRGAPPLRTVKPYTVRVGDENDNAPLFTKPVYEVSVRENNPPGAYLATVAARDPDLGRNGQVTYRLLEAEVGRAGGAVSTYESGDPATGEPPARRCFDREELAQMQLHVSPRXGSPPLRGLAIVRPQVGDQNDHAPLLVVPLLFSGPAQLPLPRDAPLGYPVXQLQAKDADEGSNADLTYILLLRRRPRALALHPASGELSLQRRLSPQPAVPLTAVIAVPDRGWPTLSCTATLLLVPGGSAPSGGEMVLVPPSPPPRQRGEGPAARRSARGAGRQPEPSVVCVGVLASGCVLLLVAIVTGTCSCQGRVRTWRRKLCEQYPSRFRGRRDQAGPTLRALGADPGGFHSHGRCPRAQKSSRASPWRIPSLGTCVSLCSSRWGRSGVPWAQVERPWLSQCPHSRLIESHAGAL